A segment of the Chaetodon trifascialis isolate fChaTrf1 chromosome 2, fChaTrf1.hap1, whole genome shotgun sequence genome:
agcatgacaCCAGTGTTGTCTTTTTAGAAATAAATGATCatctaaatgtttgtttttgcttgttttgtcctgcAGCGTCTTCACGAAGGTGTAGTCAGAGATCTGGAGCgactggagaggaagaaggagaatctgaggctgctggaggagcagaggactCTGACCAGacagctggaggcagagagacgacgcagagacacagagctcCACCCACAGGACCACTGAGACAGGTAAGCCCCCTGAAACGCCTGGTGCAAGACAGGCAGGGAGGCTGTCGTCCAGGTGCATTAGAGAGCAGAACACCACTTTATGGTCTTTTGACcctcaaaacacaaaagcagcagaagaacaaGTCACAACAAATGTGGGAACAAGATGTCGTCAGCGTAAACGTTCAGAGAAACAAAGCAtcaaacattcaaacacaacACGACATGAACACAATGAACGGCCCACCGCCTGCACACCACGCAGCCGCCATGGCCTCGTTAAGCACTTACTTCACGTATGTGAGTGGACTGTGACTGACCACACGAGCAGATGGTGGACTGACTGtcagtcagccaatcaggatgCGGTTTgtattagcttagcatgaagctGCAGGCTGATGAACACAAGACGTTTGTGTTGTGAATAAATCATTCGATCAAAGGAAGCCGTG
Coding sequences within it:
- the pet117 gene encoding protein PET117 homolog, mitochondrial; this translates as MSTTSKVVLGVSVVLTLSTVAAVHLKQTWDRQRLHEGVVRDLERLERKKENLRLLEEQRTLTRQLEAERRRRDTELHPQDH